A region of the Chryseobacterium cucumeris genome:
GTGGCACTGGATGAAATATCTGGACGGATCTTTCTCTATTTCCCTGCGTGCCTGGGATAAAAGCTGGGCGGTAAAAGCACATTCTCTCTGGAATCTTGCTGTTCAGCGTAATTTTGATAACTTTATGAAAGCCCGATACAAAAAAAGGTATATGGACTGGAAAGAAGGAAAAGCAGTAGAAAAAGCTCATATTGCTTTGAAAAAAGGACTGCCAAAATAAAATAAAAGTGGATGATTCTGAACGAATCATCCACTTTTTTTATTCACTTTTGAGGTGTATTGCAAAAAATAATTAAATTGCAAACGTTCCCTAAATACAAAAATACACATACATGTTTGAAAAATTAATCGATAGCTTTGAGAAGCTGTGCCTTCAGATTATTATTGAAATTTTACTGGTTCCTGTAACGATCTTCAAATTGTTTCAGGATCCGCGACGCTGTTATGACCTGTCTGTTCATGAGATGGAAAAAGAAGAGGCTGAACGTTTTCACGACTACCTATCTCCTATCAAACTATCTGTATATACCTCCGTGATTGTCTCTGTAATTTTAATGGATTTTGGTGGTGAGCACAATATTATTTCAAAAATCAAAGGGCTCAGTATGGTAGAAAAAGCGCTCTTTATATTTTTGATGAATAATATTACTGCAGTCATATTCACTGTTGCTTTGTTATGGTACAAAAAAGAAAAAGTGAATACAGTCACCTTCCGGACGTTATTATTTTCTTTTATTTATACAACCGTCTACACCTCTACTCCTTTTTTTATATTAATCACCTCGGCTATGTTTCTGGGACAAACTTTGAATGTAGATGCTTATATACAAAACCTGGACAAGATAAATAATTATGGAACAAGAGAATATTTGTTCTTTCTGGTTTTTCTGGTTTTTATTATCATTGGAATTATCGGGATCTTCAAGCTTTTCAAAGCTTTACACTATATCCTGAAGAATAATTTCAGCTACCATCCTTATATCGTATGGTTTTTCACCGTATTATTCTTCGTTATTCAGCTTTATTATGCCAGAGGTTTTATTTAAAATTAATGCTCTTTTTCAAACATACCGGTCTGTTTATTTTCTACATTTGTAAAAATTTCACATTATGCCTAAACCTCGCGAAAGAATAGTAAGCACTGCTATGGTTCTCTTCCATAGACAAGGTTATAACAATACGGGCATCAATCAAATCATTGAGGAGTCTAAAGTATCCAAGGCAAGCTTTTACCAGCATTTTAAATCTAAAGATGATCTTTGTATAGAATTTCTCAATAAAAGATATGATTACTGGGTGTCCGAACTTGAAAAATTCACATCTGAAGCAGAAACACTGCAGGAAAAATTCCGTAAATCCTTTGATTTTCTGATCCATATGAATGAAAGAGAAGACTTCAGGGGATGCAGCTTTCTGAATATTTTGTCGGAAATTCCTGCAGATAAGGAAGATATCCACAAGGTAATCCGGGATCATAAAATTAAACTGAGAGAATCCTTCAATGAAGATATCCAAAACGATATGATTTCAGCCCATATCTATCTTCTTTTTGAAAGTTCAATACTGACCAGCCAGCTTTACAGATCGAATGAACTGATTGAAAAATCTAAAATAATCGTAGAGGATCTCCTGAACGACTCCCATTAATCCTTCGGCCATGCACATTCCGGATCTTCATTCTTTTTTGAAAGCTGACCTTCATTTATCCACTGAAGTTACTTATCCTGCTAAAACGATCCTGCTTGAAGAAGGAAAAATTTCTGATAAGATGTTCCTGGTAAAAAAAGGAGCATTGAGAGTATTCTTCTATCAGGACGGAAAAGAACTTACCCTGGAATTTATAACAGAAAACCAGGCTGTTTCATCGTTTGACAGCTTCCTGAATAGCAATCCCAGCGATTTTGTTATTGAAACTCTGGAATCAACCACTGTTTATGAATTACACGCTGAAACTTTTCACAGGCTCATGGAAAATGAGGAATTCCAGCACACTTTCCAGCCGCTTTTTTACAAACGTTTCAGTGAAATTAATAAACGGCTGATTTCTTTTATCAGAGATTCACCTCAGGAAAGGTATCAGCAGCTTCTCAAAAACAGACCGGAGCTTCTTCTACGCTTTCCACAGCATTATATTGCCTCTTATCTCGGAATCACAAGTGTTTCATTAAGCAGAATACGCAACCGTAGGTAATTTCTTTACAATTGTTATCGTTCAGTCATGAGTCAGTAAGGTAATTTTGCTTCAAAATAATAAAGTTATGAAGCATTTTATCCGGCAGTTATTCAACGATGTACTAGAAAATCCGGTATTTGACGAATTATTAATTGAGAAATATTTTTCAAAAGAATACATTCAGATTGTTGATCATTCTCAGCTTACTTATGATGAATTTGTTCTTCACATCAGAAAACTGAAAGAAAAAGTGGCTGAACAAAAGCTTGATATCATCAGTCACGCTGAAAATGGGAATATCATATTTACCCACCACATAGCAAAATCCACCCTAAAAGATGGAAGTAAGGTGGTACATAAAGTATTGGCAGAATTTACCATCCGGAACCATCAGATTATACGATGTAATGAATTGACTTTGCTCGTAGAGGGAAATGCTGTTGAGAGGAATTTAGGTTCTGAAAGATAGAGTTTTTAATTGATTATATGCCATTATGGAAAACCGTAAAAAGACTATCGTTTTACTGTTTAATTTTGACATGTAAACAATAAAACAATAATCATGGCTTGGAGCTATAGAAAAAGGATCAAGGTAATTCCCGGAGTACATCTTAATTTTAGTAAAAGAGGTATATCTACTACAATAGGTGTAAAAGGTGCCAGTATTAATTTCAACAAATCCGGTACAACATTAAGTACTTCTATCCTTGGCTTTTCTAGTCGACAAAAATTATCTACTCCTAAGTCAGCATCCAAAAGCAGTTCAAAATCCCAATATCAACCAGTTTCACAGTATCCGGAAAATCCTATCAACAATTTTTATTATGACGAAAATATTTTCAGTGCTGATATTCATGAAATCACAAGTCAGAATATGCAGGGAATTAAAGAATCTATCATTTTAGCTCATCAACAAAAAAAGGAATTAATTACTGATCTTAAAAAAACTTCAAGAACGCTCTTTTTAACAAAGACAAAAAAAATTTTGAGCTTTGTATTTCTTTATGGTTTTGTTAATAAGAATATTCCGCAAAATTCTGATAGAGATATAAAAGCTCAAAAGCAAGCTATTGAACAGATAAAAATGATGATTGAAAAATGTTATGTTAACCTTGAAATTGATTTTGATAATGAAATTAAAAAAAAATTTGAACTGGTGCATGAAGCTTTCAAGAAACTTACAACCTCTCACAAGATATGGGATATTACAAGTTCTCATTACCAAGACAGGGTGGC
Encoded here:
- a CDS encoding TetR/AcrR family transcriptional regulator, which produces MPKPRERIVSTAMVLFHRQGYNNTGINQIIEESKVSKASFYQHFKSKDDLCIEFLNKRYDYWVSELEKFTSEAETLQEKFRKSFDFLIHMNEREDFRGCSFLNILSEIPADKEDIHKVIRDHKIKLRESFNEDIQNDMISAHIYLLFESSILTSQLYRSNELIEKSKIIVEDLLNDSH
- a CDS encoding Crp/Fnr family transcriptional regulator codes for the protein MHIPDLHSFLKADLHLSTEVTYPAKTILLEEGKISDKMFLVKKGALRVFFYQDGKELTLEFITENQAVSSFDSFLNSNPSDFVIETLESTTVYELHAETFHRLMENEEFQHTFQPLFYKRFSEINKRLISFIRDSPQERYQQLLKNRPELLLRFPQHYIASYLGITSVSLSRIRNRR
- a CDS encoding DUF4236 domain-containing protein gives rise to the protein MAWSYRKRIKVIPGVHLNFSKRGISTTIGVKGASINFNKSGTTLSTSILGFSSRQKLSTPKSASKSSSKSQYQPVSQYPENPINNFYYDENIFSADIHEITSQNMQGIKESIILAHQQKKELITDLKKTSRTLFLTKTKKILSFVFLYGFVNKNIPQNSDRDIKAQKQAIEQIKMMIEKCYVNLEIDFDNEIKKKFELVHEAFKKLTTSHKIWDITSSHYQDRVAMRSSASTIVKRREVHFALKSIPYIKSDYQALYLKNANGPDFYIYPTFIVMYNNENNFAIIGIDELNFHQTYTRFTETSTVPRDSKIIGQTWAKVNKNGSRDKRFKSNYQIPVVRYGNIRFSTQTGVLEEYELSNYELTEEFGKTFREFQTLFR